The DNA region TCGATGAGCGCGGCCCGGCGCTGGCCGACGGGCAGAGCGTCGTAGCGGCCCCTGAACGCCCGGACCGCGCGCCGATGGTCGTCGGCCTCGGGCGGCAGGTCGACGGTGAGCTCGAGGCGCGCCCCGGCCGCGGTCAGCTCGGTCACCTCCCCGGGGGCCGGCCCGTCGCCGCCGAACAGCGCGGCCAGCGAGGCGGCCCGCCGCAGGTGGAGGTGGGCGTCGTGCTCCCACGTGTAGCCGACCCCGCCGTGCACCTGGATGTTGCGCTCGGCGCAGCGCCGGTAGGCGGGCAGCGCCTGGGTCGCGGCCACCGCCGCCGACAACCGGGCCTGACCGTCGTCGGCTGCCGGTCGGGCGGCGGCCCACGCGGCCGCGGCGGCCAGCTCGGCGTCGACGAGCATGTCGGCGCAGTGGTGCTTGACGGCTTGGAACGATCCGATGGGCCGGCCGAACTGCTCGCGCACCTTGGCGTAGTCGACGGCCGCCTCGGTGCAGGCGCGGGCGCCGCCGGCCGCTTCCGCCGCCGCGAGCACGCGCCCGATGCGGCGGGCCACCGCCACTCCCCCGGTCAGCAGGTCGTCACCCGCCACCTCGACGCCGTCCGCTCGCATGCGGGCCAGTCGACGCGTGGGGTCCAGGCCGTCGGCCTGCCGCACCGTGAGCCCCGGACTCGACGCCGCCACGACCGCGAGGTCCCGACCGACGGGGACGAGGAGCAGGTCGGCGAGCGCGCCCCCGAGCACCGGCCAGGCGCCGCCGTCGAGCCGGCCGCCTGCGCAGGTGAGGAAGCCGTCCAGGCCGACGGCACCGATGGTGGAGCCCGCGGCCAGGCCCGGCAGGAGCCGAGCCTGCTGCTCCTCGGTGCCGACCGCCGCGATCACCGCGCCGGCCAGGACCGTCGGGAGGAACGGGCCGGGCATGACCACCCGGCCGATCTCCTCGCACACGATGGCGAGCTCGGGGATGCCGTACCCCTGGCCACCGTGTTCCGCGGCGAGGTGCAGGCCCGTCCAACCGAGGCCGGCGAGCTCCTCCCAGAAGGGTGGCAGCGACTCGGTGGCGGCCTCGAGCGTCGCCCGAGCCGCCGCGGTGGCCTCGCGCTGAGCGAGCAGGGAGCGCGCCACCTCGCCGAGGGCACGATGGTCGCCGGTGAGGGCTGTCGACACAGCGCCTGCTCGTCGTCTATTCGTCGATCGCGGCCGGCCGGGCGATCGAGGCGAGCTCGTTCGCCGAGGTGGCACCCTCGTTGACCCGGCCGAGGCTGCGGATGGAGGTGTCGACGTCGGCCGCCTCGGCCCGCAGGGCACCGACCGTGGAGTCCTCCTTCGACCGGACCGAGAAGGGATCGAGCTGGAAGACGCGCAGGGCGTTGAGGTGGGTGATCTGGTTCACCTCGTCGTCGGGGATGCCGGTGAGCGACTTGCCGAGCAGCTCGGGCGAGTGCGGCCAGGTGCTGTCGGAGTGCGGGTAGTCGCACTCCCAGGTGATCGAGTCGATCCCGACCCGGTGGCGCTGCTCGAGACCGCTGGCGTCGTCGATGAAGCAGGTCACGATGTGCTCGCGGTAGACGTCGCTGGGGCGCGAGCCGCCGAAGTCGGCACCGGTCCAGGCGTGGTGGTGCTCGTAGACGTAGTCCATCCGCTCCAGCGCGTACGGGATCCAGCCGATCCCGCCCTCGGACATCGCGATCTTGATGTCGGGGAACTTCTTGAAGATCGGGGTCCACATGAGGTCGTTGAGCGCGAGGTACGCGTTCATCGGCGTGATGGCGATCATCACGTCGGCCGGTGCGTCGCTGGCGGTGAGGATCAGCGACGACGACGAGCCGATGTGCAGGCAGACCACGGTGCCGACCTCGGCGCAGGCGGCCCAGAAGGGGTCCCAGTGGTCGCTGTGCAGGCTGGGACGGCCGAGCTTCTCGGGGTTCTCCGAGAACGTCACCGCGTGGCACCCCTTGGCGGCGATGCGGCGCACCTCCTCGGCCATGAGCTGCGGGTCCCAGAACGGCGTGATGGCGCAGGGGATGAACCGCCCCGGGTAGGAGCCGCACCACTCGTCGATGTGCCAGTCGTTGTAGGCGCGCACCACCGCGATGGCCACGTCCTTGTCCTTCGCCCGGGCGAAGAGCTGGCCGCAGAAGTGGGGGAAGGTGGGGAAGTTGAGCGATGCCAGCACGCCGTTGGCGCTCATGTCACGCACGCGCTCGTGGATGTCGTAGCAACCCGGCCGCATCTGGTCGTACCGCGTCGGGTTGAGGCCGTACTCCTCCGGTGGGCACCCGGCGACGGCGTTCAGGCCCATGTACATGGCGCGCTCGTCCCCGAACTGCCAGTACTCGCTGCCGTCGTCGTCGGTGAGCACCCTCGGCGCCACGTCGCGATAGCGCTCGGGGATGTGCTGGTCGAACAGGCCCCGCGGCTCGATCACGTGGTCGTCGACGCTGACCAGGATCAGATCATCAACGTTCATGAGTCCCCCTCGTCCCGAACTTGACGATACTGTCATCTTAGAGGACGAGCGGCCCTACCGCCAGGGGTGCCTGAGCGAGGGCGGGCCGCAGGGGAGAAGGGGGACCCGACGTGAAGGACCTGCACCGCTACGACGGCAAGCGTGCGCTGGTGGTCGGCTGCTACTCGGGGATGGGGATGGCGACGGCGAAGGTCGTGCAGTCGCTCGGTGCCGAGGTGCACGGGGTGGACGTGCGGGAGCCCGACTACGACCTGGCGGCGTTCACCCTCTGCGACCTGCGGGACCGCTCGCAGGTCGACAGGCTCCTGGCGTCCCTCGACGATCCTGTCGACTGCGTCTTCTACTGCGCCGGCCTCCCCCAGACCAAGCCGCCCCTGGACGTCGTGACGGTGAACTTCGTCGCCATGCGCCACCTGGTGGAGGGCGTGCGCTCGAGGATGCCGAACGGCGGTGCCATCGCCGTCATCTCGTCCAACGCCGGGTTGCAGTTCATGGAGCGGATGCCCGTGATCCTCGATCTGCTGGCCACCGCAGGGTTCGAGCAGGCGCAGGCGTGGTGCGAGCAGCACGCCGACGTCGTGGCCGACGGCTACGGCTTCTCCAAGGAGGCCATCATCGTCTACACGATGCAGAGGGCCACCGAGCTGTGCGGCGACGGCATCCGGCTGAACTGCATCAGCCCGGGCCCCACGACCACGCCGATGATGCCGGAGTTCGACAAGGCCCTCGGTGGGCACGAGCTCATCGAGGCGTTCTACGGCCCGATGCGCCGTGAGGCCCGACCGGAGGAGATGGCCTGGCCGCTGGCGTTCCTCAACAGCGAGGGCGCCTCGTTCGTCACCGGGCTGAACATGGTGGTCGACGCGGGCTTCGTCGCCGGCGTGACGACCGGCCAGATAGACGTCGCCGCCCTGATGGCACGAGGACAGGCGGCGCTCGCCGCCCGCAAGGGTTGACCCACGTCGCCCCCCGAGCGCGGCGTGGTCGCGCACCCGAAAGGAACCCCATGACCGAGACACCGAGCTTCACCGGCGAGGCCCGGATGCTGATCGACGGCCAGCTCGTCGAGGCCGATTCGGCGCGGCGCTTCGAGAACGTGAACCCCGCGACCGAAGCGGTGCTGGGTGAGGTCGCCGACGCGTCGCCCGCGGAGATGCGGCGGGCGATCGTCGCCGCGCGGAGGGCGTTCGACGAGACCGACTGGTCGACCAACCGGGCGCTCCGCAAGCGCTGCCTCGAGCAACTGCAGACGGCACTGGAGTCCGAGCGGGAGGACCTGCGCCACGAGCTCGTCGCCGAAGCGGGAACGCCCGTGATGCTCACCTACAGCGCCCAGCTCGACGCGCCGTTGGAGGACTCGCTGCGCTACCCGGCGAAGCTCGTCGACGAGTTCCCGTGGGACCGAGCCCTGCCGGACGGCGCGCTCATGGGGATGACCAGTCGTCGAGCGGTCTGGAAGGAGGCGCTGGGCGTGGTCGGAGCGATCGTCCCGTGGAACTACCCGTTCGAGGTCACGATGAACAAGATCGGGCCGATCCTCGCCACCGGCAACACCACGGTCCTCAAGCCGGCGCCCGACACACCGTGGAACGCGACGCGCCTCGGCCGGCTGGTGGCCGAGCGGACCGACATGCCGCCGGGGGTCCTCAACGTCGTGACGTCGTCCGACCACCTGGTGGGCGAGGAGCTGACCCTGTCGCCCCTGGTCGACATGATCTCGTTCACGGGATCGACCGCCACCGGCAAGCGCATCATGGAGAAGGGCGCCGCCACCATGAAGCGGGTGTTCCTCGAGCTCGGCGGCAAGTCCGCCATGATCGTGCTCGACGACGCCGACTTCCCGAGCGTCGTTCCCTCGGGGATGACGGTGTGCATGCACGGCGGCCAGGGCTGCGCGATGCAGACCCGCATGCTCCTCCCCCGCTCGCGCTACGACGAGGGTGTCGAGCTGATCACGCAGGCCATGGGCGCCGTCCCCTACGGCGACCCCACCGACCCGAACGTGTTCATGGGCCCGCTGATCAGCCGCAAGCAGCTCGACCGGGTGTTGGGCTACGTCGACAGGGGACAGGAGGAAGGGGCCGAGCTGGTCGTCGGCGGGGGTCGCCCCCAGCACCTCCCCGAGGGCTACTTCATGGAGCCCACCCTGTTCGTCGGCGTCGACAACTCGATGACCATCGCCCAGGAGGAGATCTTCGGCCCCGTGCTCGCCGTGATCCCGTACGACGACGATGACGACGCGGTGCGGATCGCCAACGACAGCGGCTACGGCCTGTCCGGCGGCGTGTTCTCGGCCTCCGACGAGCGCGCCACCGCAGTGGCGCGGCGGATCCGCACCGGCTCGATCGGCGTCAACGGCGGGCTGTGGTATGGCGCCGACTCGCCCTACGGCGGGTACAAGGCCAGCGGCATCGGGCGCCAGAACGGCCTCGAGGGCTTCGAGCAGTACCTCGAGACCAAGGCGGTCGCCTGGCTCCGCTGACGTTCTGACGCGCGCCGCCTGTCAGCGATCGTTCGTGCCGTTGGTGTCGAACGAGGACGACAGGTAGACCGCCTCGACCTCGAGCAGCTGGCCGGAGACCTCCTCCGCCGTGCCCGAGAGCACGACGCGGCCCCGTTGCAGGACGTAGACCCGATCGGCGATCGCCAGCGCCTGGCGGACGTGCTGCTCCACCAACAGCACGCCGACGCCGCGCTCGTCGGCGGCCGAACGCAGCTGCGCCAGCAGCCGGGCCGCCACCATCGGTGCCAGCCCGAGCGACAGCTCGTCGGCGAGCAGCATCCGCGGCTCGCGGCCGAGGGCCCGGGCCAGGGTCAGCATCTGCTGCTCGCCACCCGACAGGAGCCCGGCCTTCCGCGGGAGCAGGCCCTCCAGCTCCGGGAAGAGCGACACGGCCTCGGCGACCCCCACCCCGGCGAGCCGCAGGTTCTCCGAGGCGGTGAGGTCCATGATGACCGACCGCTCCTCGGTGATGAAGCCGAGCCCGTCGCGGCAACGCCGGTGCATCGGTGCGGCCGTCGCCCCGCCGAACAGGTGCACCTCGCCGCTCGCCGGCGTGATCTCGCCGGCCAGCGTCAGCAGCGTCGTGGTCTTCCCGGCGCCGTTCGGACCGATCAGCGCCACCACCTCCCCGGCGCCGACCCGCAGGTCGAGGTCGTGCACCACCATGACCTGCCCGTAGCCCGACGACAGCCGACGGCATTCGAGGAGCGTGTCCGTCGCCGCCGCGGTCCGGTCGCCGTCCAGGTTCGCGCTCATGGGTCACCCACCATCTGTTGCTGGGGCTCGTCGACGGTCTCGGTCTCGGTGGGAGCGCCCCCGAGGTAGGCGGCGAGGACGGCGGGGTCGCGACGGACCTCGTCGGGGGTGCCCGAAGCGATCACGCGCCCGGCATCGAGGACGACGATCCGGTCGCACGTCGACATCACCAGGCCGACGTCGTGCTCGATGAGCAGGACG from Acidimicrobiales bacterium includes:
- a CDS encoding coniferyl-alcohol dehydrogenase — its product is MKDLHRYDGKRALVVGCYSGMGMATAKVVQSLGAEVHGVDVREPDYDLAAFTLCDLRDRSQVDRLLASLDDPVDCVFYCAGLPQTKPPLDVVTVNFVAMRHLVEGVRSRMPNGGAIAVISSNAGLQFMERMPVILDLLATAGFEQAQAWCEQHADVVADGYGFSKEAIIVYTMQRATELCGDGIRLNCISPGPTTTPMMPEFDKALGGHELIEAFYGPMRREARPEEMAWPLAFLNSEGASFVTGLNMVVDAGFVAGVTTGQIDVAALMARGQAALAARKG
- a CDS encoding acyl-CoA dehydrogenase, with translation MSTALTGDHRALGEVARSLLAQREATAAARATLEAATESLPPFWEELAGLGWTGLHLAAEHGGQGYGIPELAIVCEEIGRVVMPGPFLPTVLAGAVIAAVGTEEQQARLLPGLAAGSTIGAVGLDGFLTCAGGRLDGGAWPVLGGALADLLLVPVGRDLAVVAASSPGLTVRQADGLDPTRRLARMRADGVEVAGDDLLTGGVAVARRIGRVLAAAEAAGGARACTEAAVDYAKVREQFGRPIGSFQAVKHHCADMLVDAELAAAAAWAAARPAADDGQARLSAAVAATQALPAYRRCAERNIQVHGGVGYTWEHDAHLHLRRAASLAALFGGDGPAPGEVTELTAAGARLELTVDLPPEADDHRRAVRAFRGRYDALPVGQRRAALIDAGYLVPHWPKPWGRGADVVEQLVIEEELVDVDPPDLGIGTWVLPTLIQNGTPEQIERWIRPSLEGKLRWCQLFSEPGAGSDAAAIQSRARRVDGGWVVNGQKVWTSDAHRSNRGLATVRTDPEAAKHAGLTTLAIDMEAPGVEVRPLRELTGETLFNEVFLDDVFVPDEDVVGEVDRGWAVARATLGNERVSIGGNEGGLDQLRAADLVPLAERYLAGDDGAARQVGVLLAEDHAMAALNLRHIGRALAGGPPGPEGNITKLVSAEHAQRVTELGMRLTGLGGVGDEEPEVAGGYLFSRCLTIAGGTSEIIRNVIAERLLGLPRDPLQR
- a CDS encoding amidohydrolase family protein, encoding MNVDDLILVSVDDHVIEPRGLFDQHIPERYRDVAPRVLTDDDGSEYWQFGDERAMYMGLNAVAGCPPEEYGLNPTRYDQMRPGCYDIHERVRDMSANGVLASLNFPTFPHFCGQLFARAKDKDVAIAVVRAYNDWHIDEWCGSYPGRFIPCAITPFWDPQLMAEEVRRIAAKGCHAVTFSENPEKLGRPSLHSDHWDPFWAACAEVGTVVCLHIGSSSSLILTASDAPADVMIAITPMNAYLALNDLMWTPIFKKFPDIKIAMSEGGIGWIPYALERMDYVYEHHHAWTGADFGGSRPSDVYREHIVTCFIDDASGLEQRHRVGIDSITWECDYPHSDSTWPHSPELLGKSLTGIPDDEVNQITHLNALRVFQLDPFSVRSKEDSTVGALRAEAADVDTSIRSLGRVNEGATSANELASIARPAAIDE
- a CDS encoding ATP-binding cassette domain-containing protein translates to MSANLDGDRTAAATDTLLECRRLSSGYGQVMVVHDLDLRVGAGEVVALIGPNGAGKTTTLLTLAGEITPASGEVHLFGGATAAPMHRRCRDGLGFITEERSVIMDLTASENLRLAGVGVAEAVSLFPELEGLLPRKAGLLSGGEQQMLTLARALGREPRMLLADELSLGLAPMVAARLLAQLRSAADERGVGVLLVEQHVRQALAIADRVYVLQRGRVVLSGTAEEVSGQLLEVEAVYLSSSFDTNGTNDR
- a CDS encoding aldehyde dehydrogenase family protein, with the translated sequence MTETPSFTGEARMLIDGQLVEADSARRFENVNPATEAVLGEVADASPAEMRRAIVAARRAFDETDWSTNRALRKRCLEQLQTALESEREDLRHELVAEAGTPVMLTYSAQLDAPLEDSLRYPAKLVDEFPWDRALPDGALMGMTSRRAVWKEALGVVGAIVPWNYPFEVTMNKIGPILATGNTTVLKPAPDTPWNATRLGRLVAERTDMPPGVLNVVTSSDHLVGEELTLSPLVDMISFTGSTATGKRIMEKGAATMKRVFLELGGKSAMIVLDDADFPSVVPSGMTVCMHGGQGCAMQTRMLLPRSRYDEGVELITQAMGAVPYGDPTDPNVFMGPLISRKQLDRVLGYVDRGQEEGAELVVGGGRPQHLPEGYFMEPTLFVGVDNSMTIAQEEIFGPVLAVIPYDDDDDAVRIANDSGYGLSGGVFSASDERATAVARRIRTGSIGVNGGLWYGADSPYGGYKASGIGRQNGLEGFEQYLETKAVAWLR